TCCTTCCATCTACAGTGGTTTGAATCCTCAGAGATCCACGTGGCAGGACTGGTGGTAGGAGAGTGCTGCCCCACGCCCAGCCACTGGAGTGCCACCTGCACTCTGCATGAGTGGCTGCAGGAACATGGCATACCTGGCCTGCAAGGTATGATGGCAAGCACACGTGTGTCTCGGCGGAGCACAGTATGCCTGGATGGAAAGGATCAAGATAAGGTTTCCTAGACTCCAGTCCAAGCTTGTGATAGAATATGCCcgatctaaaattttttttttagaagggttAGATTGCTTTCTGGGGCCAGAGAAGCTATCACTTAGGTGGAAGATTTCAAACATAAAAGGAGAGAATAGTATAATAATCAAGTCTTGGTTAATCTTATTTCATCATCACCATTACCACTCCctgattattttgaagcaaatttcaGACTTTGTATCATTTCATCCACCAATAGTTCATCTATCTCTGAAAGACAAGGagtcttctttttaaaaacatgaccACAATAAGATCATTGTCTTACCTTAAAGGAATAAATGATAATTCCTCAATACCATTAAATATCCCCGCAATGTTCAAAATTTACCCAGTtagctttttttcatttttatttgaatcTGGATCTAAACAAGGCCCATATGTTGCATTTGGTTGATATGTGTCTTTAATATATGGGCCATTAGGGTATCATATCAGTGAcaagggaaatcctggtgacctagtggttaagtgctacaactgctaaccaagaagtcagcagttcagatctaccaggcgctctttggaaactctatggggcagttcaagtctgtcctatagggttgctatgagtcagaatcgactcaacagtagtggggctttttttggttataaGTGACAAAAGCAAGTCATTTTTCCTGTAGGGCATCCCACAGTCTACGTTTTATTGATTACATTTCTGTAGTGTCGTTTGGCCTGTTCTTTTGATCCTTGATATTGTTTTCTGTAAATTGATAGGTCTGTATTTGTGGTTCTGTGCAGACAGATTTTTGTCAGGACTATTTCATGGTAGTGTACTTCCATCAGTTTGCCATAGAACAGCTGTGTGTGACTCAGCTCAGATGGAAATGCTTCTGGAAGTCTGACCTCATGGAAGGCTAAGTTGTGTGAACTCTGAGGGTGTGCTAATTTTGACAGGAGTGGACACTCGGGAGCTGACTAAGAAGTTGCGGGAGCAAGGGTCTCTGCTGGGGAAGCTGATCCAGAATGGGACAGAGCCTTCAGCCCTGCCGTTCTTGGACCCCAATGCCCGCCCCCTGGTGCCAGAAGTCTCCCTTAAGGTACTGGGTAGAGTGGAAGTGTTCTGAGGCATACCACAGTAATTACATTCTGCCCATAACTGACGTGAACACTAGAGGGTGAAGCAGAAGAGACCTTGGAGGTAGGGATTGGGGTACAGATGTCGAATACCCACTGATCACAGGCTAACTTGACCTTTTCACCTCTATTCCTCAGGCCCCACAGGTATTCAATGCAGGGGGTGCCCCTCGGATCCTTGCTTTGGACTGTGGCCTCAAGTATAATCAGATCCGATGCCTCTGCCGACGTGGGGCTGAGGTTACTGTGGTACCCTGGGACCATACATTAGACAGCCAGGGTGAGTAGCTCAGGCCTGTACAGGGTCTTCCCCTAGGATGAAAGAGCTGTCTCTTGGTCCAGTTGCTGAAAGTCAACGTGAATTGCAGCAAAGAAGGTGGAGTTAAAAGAGTTTCTGCTCAAATGATAAGGGCAGCAGGTGTGTGTTCTAGTTGAAGTATTGGTTTTGATATCATGTCTTTTGTCCACTCCAGACTATGAGGGTCTCTTCCTAAGTAATGGCCCTGGTGACCCCGCCACCTGTCCCAGTGTGGTATCCACACTGAGCCGTGTCTTATCTGAGCCTAATCCCCGACCTGTCTTCGGGATCTGCCTGGGACACCAGCTGTTGGCCTTAGCCATTGGGGCAAAGACTTACAAGATGAGGTGGGACTTGTGGGGAGAAGGGACCCACACTTTTGAGATGAGGAATGGGGGATCTTGGGAATGGGAACAGAATTGGAGTTTATTCGTGTTGAAATAGGAGGTGGTGGCTAATGGGAAGAGTGAGAACAAGAACTGTGTTTAGTTTACAGTAGTGAGGGGAGGCTGGAAGTGGCCTGTGACTTAGCATGCCTCTATCTCCAGATACGGGAACCGAGGCCATAACCAGCCATGCCTGCTGGTGGGCTCTGGACGCTGCTTTCTGACATCCCAAAACCACGGGTTTGCTGTGGAAACAGACTCACTACCAACCGGCTGGGTTCCTCTCTTCACCAATGCCAATGATCATTCCAATGAAGGCATTGTACACAACAACCTGCCCTTCTTTAGGTGAGCTTGGGAGACTCGCAGGGCAACTGTGGGCCTCTACAGCTTTGAAGCCCCATGGGCCTTGAAGAGTATAAAGTAAAGCACAGCAGTGAACTGGAGTCTCTATCTCACTACCCACCTCTGAGGTTGCCAGTGCCCATGCCTGTGAAGATGATGGGTTTCATAACCAATCTCTTCAACAGTGTGCAGTTTCACCCAGAGCACCAAGCTGGCCCTTCAGATATGGAGCTGCTTTTTGACATCTTCCTGGAAACTGTAAAAGAGGCCACAGCTGGGAACCCTGGGGGCCAAACAGGTAAGCACCTGAGTAGAATTGGGCTGTGGACCTAAGAACAGGCCAGGCTCAGCGGTAACAAGGGTTGGTTCCAGGGTGGGCATGAAATGGACATGCCCCAGGAAACTGATACATGTGGTTTagaggtgtgtgtgttgggggagggtATGGGTAGGAAGGCATCCAAGCCAGGATGATTATTTTATGTCTCTATTGGAAGGAACTCTGGAGTCATGAACCCTGTATTCTGGTCCTCCCTCTGCCAATTGTTCACTCATTAGGTGCTTGATTTATTCTGGACTTTTCTGTAAAGCAAAGGGATTAATCCAGATGATCTTTCAGATCCTGTTCAGCTCTAGCATTCTGTGACTTTCTCTGTCTCCACAGTTCGAGAACGACTGATTGAGCGCCTGTGTCCCCCTGGGATCCCTACCCCAGGCTCTGCGCTTCCATCACCCAGAAAGGTTCTGATCCTGGGCTCAGGGGGCCTCTCCATTGGCCAAGCTGGAGAATTTGACTACTCAGGCTCTCAGGTAAGGTGTGGCTATGCCCACCCCTCTGGGTGTGTGACCCTCAGGAATGGGTAGAGCCTTATGGAGAAGGGCTGAGGCATCCATATCTGTTGTAGGGAGGAAATGaatcaggaggtctggggactgtCCAGGAAGGTGAGGTGGGGAGGATTAGGTTAGTTATTAGGCACTAAGAGtacagggagggaaagagggaggaaaaatAGTGATTTAAGACTGTGTTCAGTTTTGCTCCTGCAGTAGAAGCTGATGTGCCATTCTTGTCCTCTTAGGCGATCAAGGCCCTAAAGGAGGAAAACATCCAGACACTGCTGATCAACCCCAACATTGCCACAGTGCAGACCTCCCAGGGGCTGGCTGACAAGGTCTATTTCCTTCCCATAACACCTCACTACGTAACCCAGGTATGAGTTGGGTGAGAATGGACTGAGGAGGGGACTCATGGTGGGCAGGGGATCCAGTGGTCACTCCAGGTTTCTGAACTTCTTTGGTTCCTTCCTTTCCCCCAAAAGTCTTATGCAGATTATTTCCTTCTTCTGCCTCAGGTGATCCGTAATGAACGTCCTGATGGTGTATTATTGACTTTTGGGGGCCAGACAGCTCTGAACTGTGGTGTGGAGCTAACCAAGGCTGGAGTGCTAGCTCGGTATGGGGTCCGCGTCCTGGGCACACCTGTGGAGACCATTGAACTGACTGAGGATCGGCGAGCCTTTGCCGCCAGGATGGCAGAGATTGGGGAGCATGTGGCCCCCAGCGAGGCAGCAAATTCTCTTGAACAGGTTGGAGGAGTGGTTGGTAAAAGTAGAGTGGTGTCATTTTCTTTATATCTTGTTTCCAAAAGGCACTGCACCTTCCAGGCAGCAAGAGATCGAGACCTTGACCTGTTTGTTCATTTCTTCCACTCATTGCAGGCCCAGGCAGCAGCGGAGCGACTGGGGTACCCTGTGCTGGTGCGTGCAGCCTTTGCCCTGGGTGGCCTGGGCTCCGGCTTTGCCTCCAACAGGGAGGAGCTCTCTGCTCTCGTGGCCCCAGCTTTTGCCCATACCAGCCAAGTGTTGGTGGACAAGTCCTTGAAGGGATGGAAAGAGATTGAGTATGAGGTGGTGAGAGACGCCTATGGCAACTGTGTCACGGTGAGTGACAGGGGAAGGATGGGAGTAGTGTCAGGCAGTGTGAGCTCTTGGAAGAGGGTTattgtcctttagacccaggttgGGTGCAGCCACAGAGGCAGCAGGAccctgggatgtggcctcccTGCCTCTCCTGGCTGCCTTTGGTGGTGACTCCTGTGGAACCCTCCGTTCACAGGTGTGTAACATGGAGAACTTAGACCCACTTGGCATACACACTGGTGAATCAATAGTGGTGGCTCCAAGCCAGACACTGAATAACAGGGAGTACCAGCTTCTGCGGCAGACAGCTATCAAGGTGACCCAGCACCTGGGAATCGTTGGGGAGTGTAATGTGCAGTATGCCTTGAACCCTGAGTCTGAACAGGTAAGACTAGGTCCTAGAGTTCGTTTTCTAGCTGTTACCTTGTCCTCCTTCTGTAGTTTTTGGGCCTTAAGACCAAGAGGCCTTGAGGTCCTACAGACCCTGGAATAGAAGCCAGTATCATCTTCAGTGTGGTTGGGCCTTAGGGAGGGCCCTTCTGCTACCCATCCCTATGAAGAGGGCTTATTTTCTGTCCTTTCTGAGAGCCCTCCTAGGCAGGGGCTTCTCAGCCAGTCACCTGGTAActtttcctcttctccctctttGCAGTATTACATTATTGAAGTGAACGCTAGGCTCTCCCGCAGCTCTGCCCTGGCCAGCAAAGCTACAGGCTAtcctctggcttatgtggcagCCAAGCTAGCTTTGGGCGTCCCTCTACCTGAGCTGAGGTATGAGGATGGGGGCAGAAAATGGGGTGGTAAGGGGGTGAGGAGGTGAGGAAAACATTCACGGGACAGGGAAGACGGAAACAACATTGGCCTGGATCTGTGGAGATGAAGAGAGCTGTctagaagctcactctttacatCCCATTTCTGTCCTCCTGGTACCCCGACCTGATGGCTCCCAGGAACTCTGTGACGGGGGGAACAGCAGCCTTTGAGCCTAGCCTGGATTATTGTGTGGTGAAGATCCCTCGCTGGGACCTCAGCAAGTTCCTGCGTGTCAGTACAAAGATTGGGAGCAGCATGAAGAGTGTTGGTGAGAGAAACATGTTCCAACAGCTCCCCCACCCCAGATTACTCCTACTGGGTCCCACCAGTACCAGGCCTAGAATGTCAGAGAGGGTCCTTAGCATGGTCTTTTAGCTCCAATGTTAGCAGCTGCTTGGAAACATGGTTTCTCAGAGCTAACAGAGACATTTCAAACTAAGGTAGTAGTTCTCATCAGGAGTGGGGATCACAGTCATCTGGATATGTGTGTCAGAATATTTGGGTCACCGCCCTGCCCCAGATGGCATCTCATAATATCTGGGATAGTATGATAGCCACCAGACCATCTCAGCtctctcattttaaaatgaataaactgAGGTGCCCACAGAAGAAAAGTGAATTGGCTGAGTGCCCACAAATGAGTAATTGGCAGAGCCAAGAACTGGAAGCTAGACCTGGCTCCTAGGCGTATGTTTTCCTGTTATACTACATTGCCTGTCATCTGTGAGGCCAGTTCTGTGAATCTCCATCCACAGCATTCCATCCTCATGGCGTTTGGCCCCTGGCTTCATCACTAGGCTTGTTTGCCAGTGACGTTTTATTCACTGCGTTTGCTTAAATACTGCTGCTTCAGGGAAATGGTTCCTGCTGACTTTTGGTGAATCCTTCTAAATCCAGGTGAACACGGTGTCAGCCATTATTGGCATACCTGCTTCCTTCTCTGGACCCTTTCTGCTTTAAGTTCAGAGCAGGACATCGAAAATCTTTTTTTATAACAAGGAAGTTTATTAGCGAACAGTAAATGGTTGAAGAAGTCATCCTCTAGGCAGTGGTGGAGTATGCTGGAATTGAGTTAATACGCTTTCTTGTGGTGTCCTTTTAGTTGCCTTAGGCCCTTCTGTAGAACATTTCAACCAAAACAAGCATCTGCATGTACCAGACAAACTATGTAAAGGATGAAGAACATTTCACTGTGCTCCAAATGTCTATTAAGAGCAGTAATAGCCTTTAGACAAGCAAGTCTAAGCTCAGATATTATTTCAGAATTTTTAGAAATGCTATAAGACTGCCAAGTTGCTCCTTCTggagataaatttctgttatttgaaAACTATAATAAATATGGGAATGAAGCCATAATTAGATTGTGGCTCAAAGAAGTGGATTGAAAATGGGACAATCCAAGATGAAACACTTAAATGTTTTTTATCTGTTCAAGTATTCTTGTAATGTGATCTTCAGTAactttttgtaaattttattatgcAGGTACGATACATGAGTCATTGAAAAGCGGGAAAATATTGCTTagtcaaagaaaaataattatctcTGTAATCTTGTCACACAAAGATAGATTAATTTGTGTATATGGTTCCAGAATTTTTCTAGGCATACATATGTGAATGAgttgggtttcttttttcttttttttaaatcaaaccataaaataaaaacataaccaTATGACATAATGTAAATATTCTATACATACATAGTCACATTACAAAAAAACTGGCTCAAATCACTCATAATCCATTCCCTTAATACTATAGGTAGCATcttggcaatttaaaaaaaaaactttataagaTGCGTCAATGTCAGGACtataaatagagaaaaatacTATTGGTAAAAAAGACTCGAGGACCTTAGGGTAAGTGGGCAGAGTACATGAACAAaaactgcagaagaaaaaatCAATAAGCAAACCTGGGGGGGGGAAATTCCCTCTCCTTAGTACATAGAAATCTAGTTAAAGTGAGTTATCATTTTTGCTTATTGTGgttgtgttattgttaggtgttgttgagtagattttgactcatagcaaccccatgtgacggagcagaactgccccacaggttttctaggctgtagtctttacagaaacagttcACCAGGCACTTGCTTATTAAATGTTTAAAACGATTATGCTCATTTCTTGTGAGTCTTAAACTTATAGTTTGTATTGTAAAGCACAGGTTTCTGTAATTAGTACTTATTAAGGGCCAGAAGTTTTGTCTTACATGTTTTCCCTATATTTTTGGATATTTATCCAATGGCAataatccaaaacatagaaaacaTCATGCCTCACTTGTAATGATGAGTACCTGGAAGCATCCTAAATGTCCAGCAGTAAGTGCACAGTTAAATTATGGTCAGTCATACAGGAATTAAACTGGTGGCTATAAAACCATACAGCAATCTGAGAAAATGTTTATGAGGGAAAAACAGAATAAGCAATTATATGTACGCTATAATCGTGTAAAACATACATACGAAAAACATCCAGGAACAAATACTCTGAAGTGATCATTTAATTGTGATTAGCTGTGGACGGGCTCCAAGAGTAGTGGAATCACCTTCCTATTATCCAAACATTTAAAAGTTCTAAAAGATGAGACAGATTACAGGGGGTGTCATCACAATATGAATAAGGTAAGTCAAGTAACTGGATGACCGTCAGTGGTTTGGGCCACTGTGATAAACTGTCACGTATGCCAACATCCACGTGCTCATATCGGGCGTTTTAATTTCTTGTTCACTAACGCACAAAACCTGAAATCCATGCAAATGATGAGGAAGAGCTGCAAGTTTAAGATTTCTCGATAAGACTTCTTCACGGTGAAAGACCCCTCCCCAGGGGACTTGCTTGTAGAGCCTCCAGACACTTGACTTAAACCTTAAGCTTCCTGAGCAGCTTCCTGCCCCAGGCCCTCAGTCCTTCCGTCTTGTCCTCCAGGTGAAGTCATGGGCATTGGGCGTTCATTTGAGGAAGCCTTCCAGAAGGCCCTGCGCATGGTGGATGAGAACTGTGTGGGCTTCGATCACACAGTAAAGCCAGTCAGCGATATAGTAAGTGGCTTCACTCCACCCGGCAACCCCCTTAAAATGGACCTGCTTCTCTTCCCTCAGGCCATGAGCTTGTTACCAATAAGATTAGTAGCAATAAGATTTATTGACCACTTGCTGTGTTTTGTTCACTTTGCTGAGAATTTTGAGATGTCTCATTTATCATTGCAACAGGTATTGTTGGACCTGTTTTTACAcgtgagaaagctgaggcttaaaaagccaaaccaaacttgttgccatcgagtcgattctgactcatagcgaccctataggacagggtagaactgccccatagggtttccaaggagcacctggtggattcgaaccaccagcctcttgggtagcagctgtagcacttaaccactacaccaccagggtttccagctgagGGGTAGGTTATGGAAGTTGCTCAAAGCCACACAGCCAATACAAGGCAGAGCCAGGTTTTGTCTCCAGGTGTTTGCAATCCCTGAACTGTGCTCTGGGACACAGCTTCCTTACCTGACACAATAACAGCCACTCCTGCTCTCAGGCTTTCAGAGGTGCTGGCAGAAGATTGGGAATTTCTCTGCTTAACCCCCTGACATCTCCTGCCTCTGTACAGCCCTATACCCACCTGTCCGACCCCTCTCTTAGGAGTTGGAGACCCCGACAGATAAGCGGATCTTTGTGGTGGcagctgctctgtgggctggTTACTCAGTGGAACGCCTGTATGAGCTCACACGCATCGACCGCTGGTTCCTGCACAGAATGAAGCACATCGTGGCGCACACCCAGCTGCTGGAACAGCACCGTGGGCAGCCTCTGTCCCCAGACCTGCTGCAGCAGGCCAAGTGCCTTGGCTTCTCAGACAAGCAGATTGCCCTTGCAGTTCTGAGGTCAGAGATGGCGGTGAGGGCCACGGGCTGAGACATAGGGGCAGAGAACCTTTGTGCCAGTAAGGGGCCCTTGGAAGGTAGAATGGGCAACTGTGGAGGCTTTTGACCTTCATCTCTGAAAGAGGGATGATCAGTGGGGATATTTCCCTCTCTGATTTTGCCCTGGAATCTAATGCCTCTACCCAATCCTTACCCCACCCCCAGGGCCTACAAGtatcttccctttcttttcctttagcaCAGAGCTGGCTGTTCGCAAGCTGCGTCAGGAACTGGGGATCTGCCCAGCGGTGAAGCAGATTGACACGGTGGCAGCTGAGTGGCCAGCCCAGACAAATTATCTGTATCTGACATACCGGGGCACAGCTCATGACCTAACCTTTCGAACACCTCACGTCCTGGTCCTTGGCTCTGGCGTCTATCGCATTGGCTCTAGTGTTGAGTTCGACTGGTGTGCCGTAGGCTGCATCCAGCAGCTCCGAAAGGTCCGAAAGTTCCTCTTTCATACCAGTGTCTGCTGTCTCTGCCTGCCTGCTCCCACCTAGTCCTGGCACTCTCTCCTAATTGCTTCACCTTACAGCATAAGGCTTTGGGTTGAGAGGGTCCTCTGAGCCATCAGCGATGCCCACACAGTGTATGAATCTCCTCCCTAGTACTTAGTACCTACTTCTCCAATACCTGCAATGCTGGGCCCCGGTTCCCTCCCAGGACGGATGTCCCATACAGGTGGCTTGCTACTTCAGAGGAAGCTGGGTGGCAGTCTCTGAATCAGTGGCTTTGGGTTAGTTTCTCCATGCTCTTCCATCTACCTGATTGGTAAATGTCACTCTCTTCCCTGTCACAGATGGGATATAAGACCATCATGGTGAACTACAACCCAGAGACAGTCAGCACGGACTATGACATGTGTGaccgactctactttgatgagATCTCTTTTGAGGTGAGAGGGAGAAGGGCTGCCTGAGTGGCCAGGGCAGAATGGGATTGACAGGCTGACCTGAGATTCTTTAGACCCTGGAGCAGGGTAGAGGGTAAGGAGCAGTGAGCAAGAAGGCTCAGATCCCTGATCCCTTTCGTTACCACCACGTGTTTCTCTCCTGCACCATAGGTGGTGATGGACATCTATGAGCTAGAGAACCCTGAAGGTGTGATCCTCTCCATGGGTGGGCAGCTGCCCAACAACATGGCCATGGCTTTGCATCGGCAGCAGTGCCGGGTGTTGGGCACCTCCCCGGAAGCCATCGACTCAGCTGAGAACCGTTTCAAGTTCTCCCGGCTCCTCGACACCATTGGGATCAGCCAGCCTCAGTGGAGGGAGCTCAGTGACCTAGAGGTGGGCTGGGGCCTGGTGGGTGGGCTGGAGGCTGGCTGATGCCGGTGTGTGGGTGTGACCAACCCAGCTAATCTCTCTGCCACCCTCAGTCTGCTCGCCAGTTCTGCCAGACTGTGGGGTACCCCTGTGTGGTGCGCCCCTCCTACGTGCTGAGCGGCGCGGCAATGAACGTGGCCTACACCGATGGAGACCTTGAGCGCTTTCTGAGCAGCGCGGcagcagtttccaaggagcacccggtggtcATCTCCAAGTTCATCCAGGAGGCCAAGGTAGGAGGCTGCAGACAAGGTCTGAGGGAAGGCTCCCAGGCTCGAGGAGACTCCACTGTGTGAACTCACAGGCGTGGGGCGCTGGGGAGGGTGGGTTGTACTGGAGGCTGTTAAAGGATTGGAGCACCCTGGGGCAAGCGGGAGAAGAAAACAGCCCTTGCCTAGGTCACACTGCCTTTTACCGGCCTCGCCAGGAGATTGATGTGGATGCTGTGGCCTGTGACGGTGTGGTGGCAGCCATCGCCATCTCCGAGCATGTGGAGAATGCAGGTGTGCACTCAGGTGATGCCACCCTGGTGACCCCACCGCAGGACATCACTGCCAAAACCCTGGAGCGAATCAAAGCCATCGTGCATGCTGTGGGCCAGGAGCTACAGGTCACAGGCCCCTTCAATCTGCAGCTCATTGCCAAGGTGATAAGAAGGGACACGGGCTAGAGGAggggactaaaggaccacagctCCTTCATGTTGTGTGCTGGCACACAGTGCTAGGAAGCCCTGCACTGTCCTGCCACCCTTGGAGTAG
The sequence above is drawn from the Elephas maximus indicus isolate mEleMax1 chromosome 12, mEleMax1 primary haplotype, whole genome shotgun sequence genome and encodes:
- the CAD gene encoding CAD protein isoform X3, giving the protein MAALVLEDGSVLRGQPFGASVSTAGEVVFQTGMVGYPEALTDPSYKAQILVLTYPLIGNYGIPPDEVDEFGLSKWFESSEIHVAGLVVGECCPTPSHWSATCTLHEWLQEHGIPGLQGVDTRELTKKLREQGSLLGKLIQNGTEPSALPFLDPNARPLVPEVSLKAPQVFNAGGAPRILALDCGLKYNQIRCLCRRGAEVTVVPWDHTLDSQDYEGLFLSNGPGDPATCPSVVSTLSRVLSEPNPRPVFGICLGHQLLALAIGAKTYKMRYGNRGHNQPCLLVGSGRCFLTSQNHGFAVETDSLPTGWVPLFTNANDHSNEGIVHNNLPFFSVQFHPEHQAGPSDMELLFDIFLETVKEATAGNPGGQTVRERLIERLCPPGIPTPGSALPSPRKVLILGSGGLSIGQAGEFDYSGSQAIKALKEENIQTLLINPNIATVQTSQGLADKVYFLPITPHYVTQVIRNERPDGVLLTFGGQTALNCGVELTKAGVLARYGVRVLGTPVETIELTEDRRAFAARMAEIGEHVAPSEAANSLEQAQAAAERLGYPVLVRAAFALGGLGSGFASNREELSALVAPAFAHTSQVLVDKSLKGWKEIEYEVVRDAYGNCVTVCNMENLDPLGIHTGESIVVAPSQTLNNREYQLLRQTAIKVTQHLGIVGECNVQYALNPESEQYYIIEVNARLSRSSALASKATGYPLAYVAAKLALGVPLPELRNSVTGGTAAFEPSLDYCVVKIPRWDLSKFLRVSTKIGSSMKSVGEVMGIGRSFEEAFQKALRMVDENCVGFDHTVKPVSDIELETPTDKRIFVVAAALWAGYSVERLYELTRIDRWFLHRMKHIVAHTQLLEQHRGQPLSPDLLQQAKCLGFSDKQIALAVLSTELAVRKLRQELGICPAVKQIDTVAAEWPAQTNYLYLTYRGTAHDLTFRTPHVLVLGSGVYRIGSSVEFDWCAVGCIQQLRKMGYKTIMVNYNPETVSTDYDMCDRLYFDEISFEVVMDIYELENPEGVILSMGGQLPNNMAMALHRQQCRVLGTSPEAIDSAENRFKFSRLLDTIGISQPQWRELSDLESARQFCQTVGYPCVVRPSYVLSGAAMNVAYTDGDLERFLSSAAAVSKEHPVVISKFIQEAKEIDVDAVACDGVVAAIAISEHVENAGVHSGDATLVTPPQDITAKTLERIKAIVHAVGQELQVTGPFNLQLIAKDDQLKVIECNVRVSRSFPFVSKTLGVDLVALATQVIMGEEVEPVGLMTGTGVVGVKVPQFSFSRLAGADVVLGVEMTSTGEVACFGESRCEAYLKAMLSTGFKIPKKNILLTIGSYKNKSELLPTVRLLESLGYCLYASLGTADFYTEHGVKVTAVDWHFEEAVDGECPPQRSILEQLAENHFELVINLSMRGAGGRRLSSFVTKGYRTRRLAADFSVPLIIDIKCTKLFVEALGQIGPAPPLKVHVDCMTSQKLVRLPGLVDVHVHLREPGGTHKEDFSSGTAAALAGGVTMVCAMPNTRPPIIDAPALALVQKLAEAGARCDFALFLGASSENAGTLGPVAGSAAGLKLYLNETFSELQLDSVAQWMEHFETWPSHLPIVAHAERQSVAAVLMVAQLAQRSVHICHVARKEEILLIKAAKARGLPVTCEVAPHHLFLCLDDLERLGPGKGEVRPELVSRQDMEALWENMAVIDCFASDHAPHTLEEKCGPRPPPGFPGLETMLPLLLTAVSEGRLSLDDLLQRLHHNPRRIFHLPPQEDTYVEVDLEHEWAIPSHMPFSKAHWTPFEGQKVKGTVRRVVLRGEVAYIDGQVLVPPGYGQDVRKWPQGAVPQLTPSAPATSEITTTPERPRRGIPGLPDGRLHLPPRIHRASDPGLPAMFLRLGAGIPRGIRAWAEEPKEKPCRKAAEPELTGTPDGICYPPPPVPRQASPQNLGTPGLLHPQTSPLLHSLVGQHILSVQQFTKDQLSHLFNVAHTLRMMVQKERSLDILKVIQTFNNGLLETEPSAQGDPNGGNVKATTGHRGNLGEMGLLGAPLV